CAGTCTTGCCTATGATGGCATAAAGACTAGAGCTATGCCTGGCAATAGTTCAAAACAAGCTTTTATCTTATCAAAGATTGTTGTCATGTGGACTAGCCTATGCCAGAGAAAATGCTCTGTGACGCTTTGTGATGTGGGTTTGCTGCTGTAAAAGGGACTTTAGgcactaaaaacaaaaataaaataaaaaagagtacTCAGGTAAACCAAAGGACTAATGAGCTTGAATACACTTTGAGAAAATAGTAAAATGTCTCACCCATATTATTAATACTGATATACTGTTTTAGGGAGAGGGAAAATATTTGAGCTCAGGGCTGCAAGACATTGGACATGACCTGTTTACTTATGTGATCTTAGCAGACTTGACTGAGAGGTCTTCTTGAAGTCAAAGCATACTTTATCACAAggttgttcctggagatctagacctgtaggttttcattttaaccctaatttggcacacctgattattctcattagcagctcaatgagatctgtAGCTTTtgaggtgtactttgttagggttggagtgaaaacctacagggtgaTAGATCTCCAACAGTGTTCAGCAGTCCTATTTTACCACCTCGTGAGGAGTTGTACATCTTACCACATTTTGGTAAAAGTATGTGAATGTGAGAGATGTCTGCTTATGgatccttcctcttcctctcagttCGGCCACGCTTCACACAACCTGCAAAGACGCGGAAGCGTGTGATTGCACGTCCAGTGGGCAGCTCCATTCGGCTCAAGTGTGCAGCCAGTGGGAATCCACGTCCAGACATTTTGGTAAAAGTATGTGAATGTGAGAGATGTCTGCTTATGgattcttcctcttcctctcagttCGGCCACGCTTCACACAACCTGCAAAGATGCGGAAGCGTGTGATCGCACGTCCAGTGGGCAGCTCCATTCGGCTCAAGTGTGCAGCCAGTGGGAATCCACGTCCAGACATCGTCTGGCTAAAGGACAGCAAGCCACTGACACCACAGGAAGTAGGAGAGGGACGCAAGAAGAAATGGACCCTGAGCCTAAAGAATCTGACCCCTGAGCACAGTGGGAAGTACACTTGCCGTGTCTCCAACCGTGCTGGTGAAATCAACGCCACCTACAAGGTGGAAGTCATACGTGAGTACAGTGGTTTTTTGTATACCTGTATTTCAGTGCTGTTTGTAATGTACAGAATGTCTGTAACTATGTTTGAGTGTATGCATGGGTCTGTTGGTTTGTggctgtttgcatgtgtgtggttatgtgtgtggcTATGCATCCATGTGCCTGAATCTACATTACAGttgcctgtgtgcctgtctgtacaTTTGTGTGCCTGGGTTTTTGTCTTAATCTTTATGTATTATTGCATCTTCCCGTGTGTTTTTGACAGTTGCTCTGACTGATTCTTTAGCTGGTCAGACTAACGTTTTAGAATAAAAAAGCTAGTACATACCCTCTCAGGCTCTAGTAATCGCTCACATGAACCTTGACAGCAGTCACCTCAGCCACTGCAAACTAAAGACACATGAAGAATATAGCTCTGTTCTCTGATCTGTTGTAAAAGGAAAAATTGGAAGCTTTAGCACCACTACAGGGAAGTCCATTCCACAGGTTCACCTATACCACTGTTCCATTGTCTTGATTCACCAGGTCAGCAAGACTTGATAAAAGGTGgcagtattttctttttacctAACAGATGTAGTAATAGCCCTTGTCACTGCATTGTGGCTTTTGAAGGAAGTGTGTATGATTCATGTTAGAGAAGCTCATTTTGGTGGGGTTTTGGGTGCGGGGGTGAATTAGGGGGTGTAGCAGGGTTGGACTCCACAGCGAGATCTTCATCCACTCCATGGGCTCATCTGCTTTGCATTAATGTGcagctgcagatgactttgtgAACACGTTTATACAAACCCCAGAAGCATAGACCAGGAGAAGTGAATCAAACTTAATTAATCTGTCAGATCagtcatttcattgttttttcttttggaacCAGACGGCCATGGATGGCTGGAGCAATCAAAGAGTGCTTGCATTCCAGGCAGTCAGACGCACCTGCGCTCACACATGAAACAACCACACTGAGAGGAAAGGCAGCCTCCTGCCATTGGAACCAAGATATTTACGGGAGCTGAGGACCAGTTTGTCTCTTACATACTGACCTATTAGAAAGGAACATCACTCACATCAGGAGGAAACCAAATACAGGCTTTACTTCATAATAAAGTACCTAAGCTGAttctttgtgaaaataaaaatccagggAAAGTGTTTGAGTGGGTCTAACAAGAATTTTAAAAGCAGCCTTCTGTAACCCAAGGtccatataaacacataaaaagcCTCATATTTCATGTGGAAAAACTTGACCTCCTAAATGTAAGCTTGATTGTAAGATgccatatacatatacagtgagctccataatattgaGGACAAAAACGTATTTTCCTCTTGCTTTGGccgcaattttagatttttgatCAAATAATTCAGGTGTTTAAAGTGCACGTTCTCAAATTTTTTTCAAGTgccctttttatacagttttgttTGATCATGTAGAAAtgatagcactttttatacatagttcccccccatttcagggcacaataatgtttgggacatattaatgtaatgtaaatgatagtagtcatgtttagtactttgtcacatatcctttgcatggaATTACTGCTTGAACTCTGTGATCTACAGACATGCACCTGGCAGTGCATCACCAAGTATATTCTTTGGTGATGCACTGCCAGGCCTGTAAAGCAGCCAACTTCAGCTCTTGCCTGTTGTAGGGGCTTGTTGCCAtaggttttctcttcagaaaataaaatgatgttcaattggattcaaatCAGGTGAATGGCTTTGCCAGTCAAGAATTATCTcgtttttggttttgaaaactcatttgttgttttaacaGTATGcctgggatcattgtcttgctgtaggatgaggTACCATGCAATGAGTTTGGatgcatttgcttgaacttgcgCAGGCAAGTACactgtttctgtacacttcagaattaattttgcTGCTACTGtctgcagttacatcatcaatgaagacaagtgaccCAGTACCTGCAGCAGCCATATatgctgaaaccaaaatgaTTGGGTTGCTTTGGATCTTGAGCGGTTCATTTTGGCcttcacactttgctcttgccatcactcagatacaagtgaatcttgatATCATTTGTCCACAAAAACTCTTAGGTATTTCTTAGAAAACTGTAACCTGGTGGCTAAATAGAGGTTTGCATAGTGCAGTGTAGCCTCGTGAAGTCTtttgcagacagtagtcacctATTGAGgaatgtttctgatctgtcggacaaGTGTTTGgtgatttttcttaattatggcgagcattctttggtcatcaactgtagaggtcttcctagGCCTACCAGGCACTTTGTTATTTCTGCACTCATcggtgctttctttctttttccaaacAATGTTCATTTTGGTAAACCTAAGGTTTggctatgtttttattttctagcTTACtagactttcattggcacaactcatGTTGGCAAATTCTAATAACAGACTAAGGCCATCAAAAGCctaaaatcaagactagatactgaaaacaGTCTTATATCTCCCTACAgaaacaattgaacacacaTGACTAATCACACCCGTGAActcatttgtcccaaacattatggcccGGAAATGGGcaactgtgtataaaaagggctgtaatttccacatggtAAAACCAAACTATATGAAAATACGtcttaataaaagctgagaatctgcactgtAATCACATGTgagttgtttgattacaaatctaaaattgtagagaACAAggacaaatcaagaaaaaagattttaaaaaatgtctttgtcccaaacattactgagctcaccataTACATATGAGACACTGTTTAACACAGCTGTTGTATATGTTGAAAGACATGCTGAATTCCTGACTTCAGCTCATGATCAATAGCTCTCTTGAAGTTCATTGTGGCCAGTAGGGTATAAAAAAGTAACTGGCTGATAAAAAAGTGCACTGGAGGAGTTACTCAACTGCAGTGCCACTTGCATGAGGTGTGGAGGGCTATGCAGTGACCTGATATGCAACATTGGTGATTTAACATGAGGGAATGTGGACAAAtcgtaaaagtaaaaataatactgGGATGAAGATGCTTTTCAATGTTCATTGCAGAGAGGACAAACTCTAAACCCATACTGACCGGAACTCACCCGGTCAACACCACAGTGGATTATGGCGGGACTACATCATTCCAGTGCAAAGTGCGCAGTGATGTCAAGCCAGTTATACAGTGGCTGAAGCGGGTGGAGCTGGGTGATGAGAACAAATACAACTCCACCATTGAAGTGGGTGACCACCGTTTCGTAGTGCTGCCCACTGGTGAGGTGTGGTCACGACCTGATGGCTCCTACCTCAACAAGCTGCTCATCACACGTGCCAAGGAGGAGGATGCTGGCATGTACATTTGCCTAGGTGCCAACACCATGGGTTACAGCTTCCGCAGTGCCTTCCTCACTGTTTTTCCAGGTAGGTTCCCAACACCTGGCCAATCCACCCTCCTGCCTCCCGTTGGTCCTGCCCACATGTTCACACAACACGCTGAGCACTTTCTTGCAGATGGACCATGATCACACTGTCCTGAGTATGATACTTTACACAACAGTCTTCAGGATTATCctatacagtactgcacagctGGAGGGTGTACTCTGTGATGATTAACCTCTTGCATATAATGCATTACACTTTTATATTCATGTTTTCAATAAGTATCTTTTTCTTAGAAGATTTGGTAATGATCGAAAACTCAAGTatctatctttctctttctgtctttctccccctcctcatcccaccccctgccccagaCCCCAAGCCACCCAGTGCAACCATGCTCACCCCAACCTCCAGTGGCCTCCCCTGGCCTGTGATTATCGGGATCCCAGCAGGTGTGGTGTTCATCTTTGGAACAATCTTACTGTGGTTGTGCCAGTCCAAGAAACAGTGCTCTCCACCAGCAGTAGTCACTGCCCAGGCAATGCCAGGGTCCCATCGCCAGCCCCCACGGGACCGAGCCAATGCACCCCCCAGCCAGGACAACGACTGTATGGGGTCTGTCAGTTATGAGGACTGCctggcccagcagcagcagctcctcctcacaCAGGGGAGCTCCACACTTGCCCCAAAAATGTACCCCAAACTCTAcacagacatccacacacatacccactcCCATGTGGATGGAAAGGTGCATCAACACCAGCACATCCACTACCAGTGTTAGCTGACCACTCACTTCCCACTCATCCTCCCTCCAAATTccctacaaccccccccccccccccaccccatcccatccTCCCATAACCCTGCTCTCTCGAATCAATGCCCTCTCCGGACTGCACCCAAGGTCGAATGCCCCAAAAGCTGGATGTCTGAAAGAAAAGCCTATCACTGCCGCACTGCTTTCATGGAACAGGGTCAGTAGTGTACTGTGGAAAGGGAGAATCATACTTTGAATTCACCCATATTATGGACACATAGAAGGTCTTCCAAAGTCTCAGCCATTTTGAGGAGATGTCAAAGTAAATGGTCAGCAGTTGAGAAACACTGTTATTTGCTAAATCCCAGTTCGATGCcatagtttttgttgttgtgtattCTACAACAGAAGCAGGGCCACCGTCTGTTACCTGCCTGACTTCACCTTGCACCTCTCTGGCTTGGTGTCGAATATAATCACAGATTCCATGGAACAGACCAAAAGGAAATCCTGAAGTGGCAGCATGTTTCATCCTAGATGCAAGTAAACTTCAGCAAACAGCACAGGATTACAgtactgtgaaaactgcatgcatattttttatttgccattGGATTAAGAATACACTAACATATCTCAACGATATGTACAGGCCACATGGTTTATAAGTTCttgcaaaaagtaaaaataaagtaaCTGTAATACCTGCACCAAAGTACAGCAAGGTTCATTTCAATCTGCACTTCAAAGTTTTGTATTGGCTTTAAAAGGTACTGTCAGAAACGAACTGTGTCTTACCTGGATTCATTTATGGAATTGCTTTTCGGAGCCAGATATTGGACCTCATAGaaaatggtgaaataatatatacatttcttGGGTTTTTCATGAAATCAGGAATTTGGGAGATTCACATAACTATTCACCACGTTTTCTTGCACTTATTTGGTTCTAAGAAGGTGAATGTGGTTCAAAGCATTCTGGCCCACACTCAAAGAAGTACCCTACCTGTGAGTTTATTCTTCCAGCAAAGTAATATTTGTGTGGATGTATATGGATGGTAGGGCCCAAGGGGGGTTCTAAATCACAAGCAATGGATCATTGGCCTAACGGAATTAACGGACATTAGGAGGTGCGGCGTGGACCACCTCGTGTTATTGTCTTCCAGTCCCAACCACCTCTGCCCTGTCTGGGAGGACATAGCTCTAAGAGGGCTGGACATTGTGGAAAGATCCGGAAAGGTTAGTTTCAATCTTGTATACTCAGGTGgcctgccttttttttaaagctctttttatatttgttcCTTAATCTCCTTTGTTTGTTCATGTTCTAAGGATTTGTGTACACTACCCTGACCACTACCGGTGCCAATTGGAAACTACAAATTTTGCCTTTGACTGCTGTGTTTCCCTGCTCTGTTGGTGGCTTCTGGGACTGTGGGAAAGAATGGAAAAGGAGCCCACTGAATGGCAAATTGTCAGGACTGCCATGGTGGGGAGGGTTGGTCATTAATTATAGGTATAACAATAAAATATCAGAGATTATGAATCCAAAATGTTCAGTCTTGAAgcggccctgtgttttgtacaACTGAGCCGCCTGAGTGGGCTGCCATGTTTAAGATCCAATAGTCTTGGATAGAGTTTTGATTTGAATAACATAAAAGTTGTTGTAAACAATTTCTTGTCATTGCATTTTACTATCTTTGGAGGAATACAGGACCATGGTAATGCCTATGTGGACTAGAGTCAAATttaacaacaaaatataaaGCTTTACTAATTATATATAGATTTTAAATAGAAgtcatgtatatttaatttattttggtaaGCAAAAAGTAATGTATAATATGTTCATCAGGCATTTAAATACCTACTTTGATCCAAAAGATAAACAATTGATGCCATTTTGTTCCTATAGATGCCATGTAAGCTATGTAGTATACATCAAGTACATTGTCAATGCTATATTTGTATGTGCTGTTTAAAGGACAAATATGTTATTAGCAATCTGTGTATTGACAATCCTGTACAGTCTACCCTCTTTTTAAGTTGAAAGTGCTAGTAAAAGTTTATTCATTTGGagacattttaatcattttatcattattaaaaggagaagaaaaa
The nucleotide sequence above comes from Anguilla rostrata isolate EN2019 chromosome 7, ASM1855537v3, whole genome shotgun sequence. Encoded proteins:
- the fgfrl1a gene encoding fibroblast growth factor receptor-like 1a isoform X3, which gives rise to MGFLQVVLFIFEIILLSDCARGPPRVAEKIAHRQTVRIGRTMKLPCPVEGDPPPLIMWTKDGRNIHSGWMRFRVLPQGLKIKEVEAEDAGTFVCKATNGFGSVNINYTLIVIDDSSLGRDGPGAAGEGDIEYATDDLSGKLVRPRFTQPAKMRKRVIARPVGSSIRLKCAASGNPRPDIVWLKDSKPLTPQEVGEGRKKKWTLSLKNLTPEHSGKYTCRVSNRAGEINATYKVEVIQRTNSKPILTGTHPVNTTVDYGGTTSFQCKVRSDVKPVIQWLKRVELGDENKYNSTIEVGDHRFVVLPTGEVWSRPDGSYLNKLLITRAKEEDAGMYICLGANTMGYSFRSAFLTVFPDPKPPSATMLTPTSSGLPWPVIIGIPAEAGPPSVTCLTSPCTSLAWCRI
- the fgfrl1a gene encoding fibroblast growth factor receptor-like 1a isoform X1 encodes the protein MGFLQVVLFIFEIILLSDCARGPPRVAEKIAHRQTVRIGRTMKLPCPVEGDPPPLIMWTKDGRNIHSGWMRFRVLPQGLKIKEVEAEDAGTFVCKATNGFGSVNINYTLIVIDDSSLGRDGPGAAGEGDIEYATDDLSGKLVRPRFTQPAKMRKRVIARPVGSSIRLKCAASGNPRPDIVWLKDSKPLTPQEVGEGRKKKWTLSLKNLTPEHSGKYTCRVSNRAGEINATYKVEVIQRTNSKPILTGTHPVNTTVDYGGTTSFQCKVRSDVKPVIQWLKRVELGDENKYNSTIEVGDHRFVVLPTGEVWSRPDGSYLNKLLITRAKEEDAGMYICLGANTMGYSFRSAFLTVFPDPKPPSATMLTPTSSGLPWPVIIGIPAGVVFIFGTILLWLCQSKKQCSPPAVVTAQAMPGSHRQPPRDRANAPPSQDNDCMGSVSYEDCLAQQQQLLLTQGSSTLAPKMYPKLYTDIHTHTHSHVDGKVHQHQHIHYQC
- the fgfrl1a gene encoding fibroblast growth factor receptor-like 1a isoform X2 → MAAFVVRGPPRVAEKIAHRQTVRIGRTMKLPCPVEGDPPPLIMWTKDGRNIHSGWMRFRVLPQGLKIKEVEAEDAGTFVCKATNGFGSVNINYTLIVIDDSSLGRDGPGAAGEGDIEYATDDLSGKLVRPRFTQPAKMRKRVIARPVGSSIRLKCAASGNPRPDIVWLKDSKPLTPQEVGEGRKKKWTLSLKNLTPEHSGKYTCRVSNRAGEINATYKVEVIQRTNSKPILTGTHPVNTTVDYGGTTSFQCKVRSDVKPVIQWLKRVELGDENKYNSTIEVGDHRFVVLPTGEVWSRPDGSYLNKLLITRAKEEDAGMYICLGANTMGYSFRSAFLTVFPDPKPPSATMLTPTSSGLPWPVIIGIPAGVVFIFGTILLWLCQSKKQCSPPAVVTAQAMPGSHRQPPRDRANAPPSQDNDCMGSVSYEDCLAQQQQLLLTQGSSTLAPKMYPKLYTDIHTHTHSHVDGKVHQHQHIHYQC